From Streptomyces chrestomyceticus JCM 4735, one genomic window encodes:
- a CDS encoding TetR/AcrR family transcriptional regulator, with translation MDVRKDGARADSKPPRTTQADRRARTRAALLESAARGLSRYGYGNLRLEQVAQDAGYTRGALYHQFTGKQDLALAVTEWVQDTWWQEVGRRVEQERDPLAALLTLARGHAVYCRRDIARVAMALRLEFAGQDDHPVGHAIEEGYRRLVERCTDLVTAARETGALPDGPPPRTLALAFVGAVEGTSIALSGQAPHDESLVAGAAAGALGLPYGTGDHAGPARAPHSQAT, from the coding sequence ATGGATGTACGTAAGGATGGAGCGAGGGCGGACAGCAAGCCGCCCCGCACCACCCAGGCCGACCGCCGGGCGCGCACCCGCGCCGCGCTCCTGGAGTCGGCCGCCCGGGGGCTGTCCCGCTACGGCTACGGCAACCTGCGGCTCGAACAGGTCGCCCAGGACGCCGGGTACACCCGCGGCGCGCTCTACCACCAGTTCACGGGCAAGCAGGACCTGGCGCTGGCGGTGACCGAGTGGGTCCAGGACACCTGGTGGCAGGAGGTCGGCCGGCGCGTCGAACAGGAGCGGGACCCGCTCGCGGCGCTGCTCACGCTGGCGCGCGGGCACGCCGTGTACTGCCGCCGGGACATCGCCCGTGTGGCGATGGCGCTGCGGCTGGAGTTCGCCGGGCAGGACGACCACCCGGTGGGACACGCGATCGAGGAGGGCTACCGGAGACTCGTCGAGCGCTGCACCGACCTGGTCACCGCCGCCCGCGAGACGGGCGCGCTGCCGGACGGTCCGCCGCCCCGCACCCTCGCGCTCGCCTTCGTCGGCGCGGTCGAGGGCACGTCGATCGCCCTGTCCGGCCAGGCCCCGCACGACGAGTCGCTGGTGGCCGGTGCCGCGGCCGGCGCGCTCGGGCTCCCGTACGGCACCGGCGACCACGCGGGCCCGGCCCGCGCCCCGCACTCACAGGCAACGTGA
- a CDS encoding antibiotic biosynthesis monooxygenase, which yields MKVGMVAHHYPHAAHRAEFVRRVRRVAEEFRHTPGCLSADCWLAADGEAVVSIVQWESEAASAASLAAVQAAAGLDLAYDEREARPREIVRLAAP from the coding sequence ATGAAGGTCGGCATGGTGGCACACCACTACCCGCACGCGGCGCACCGCGCGGAATTCGTCCGGCGGGTGCGCCGGGTCGCCGAGGAGTTCCGGCACACGCCCGGGTGCCTGTCGGCGGACTGCTGGCTGGCCGCGGACGGTGAGGCGGTGGTCTCGATCGTGCAGTGGGAGTCCGAGGCGGCGTCGGCCGCGTCCCTCGCCGCCGTGCAGGCGGCGGCCGGGCTCGACCTCGCCTACGACGAGCGGGAGGCCCGGCCGCGCGAGATCGTACGGCTCGCGGCCCCCTGA
- a CDS encoding DUF2180 family protein — translation MQCFDCAELGRETAALAVCADCGAAACAAHAAAVPRTVHRTAGLGRSTAHSAGRRLLCTHCRHAATAAA, via the coding sequence ATGCAGTGCTTCGACTGTGCGGAACTCGGCCGCGAGACCGCCGCGCTGGCCGTCTGCGCGGACTGTGGCGCGGCGGCGTGCGCCGCGCACGCCGCCGCCGTTCCGCGTACGGTCCACCGTACGGCGGGCCTGGGCCGCAGCACGGCCCACTCGGCGGGCCGCCGCCTGCTGTGCACGCACTGCCGGCACGCCGCGACAGCGGCGGCCTGA
- a CDS encoding nucleoside triphosphate pyrophosphatase, producing the protein MTVQPGPAARRLVLASQSPARLGLLRQAGLAPEVVVSGVDEDAITADSPAELARVLAEAKAAAVAARPESAGALVVGCDSVLELDGRALGKPADAEDATARWKSMRGRSGVLQTGHCVIDTAAGGRQVSATASTTVRFGEPSDAEIAAYVASGEPLYVAGAFTLDGRSAPFIDGIDGDPGNVIGLSLPLLRRLLADLDVAITDLWA; encoded by the coding sequence ATGACCGTTCAGCCCGGCCCTGCCGCCCGCCGCCTCGTCCTCGCCTCCCAGTCCCCCGCCCGTCTCGGCCTGTTGCGCCAGGCCGGGCTCGCGCCCGAGGTCGTCGTCAGCGGCGTGGACGAGGACGCGATCACCGCGGACTCCCCCGCCGAGCTGGCCCGGGTGCTCGCCGAGGCGAAGGCCGCCGCGGTGGCCGCGCGGCCCGAGAGCGCCGGCGCCCTCGTCGTCGGCTGCGACTCGGTGCTGGAGCTGGACGGCCGGGCGCTCGGCAAGCCCGCCGACGCGGAGGACGCGACCGCGCGCTGGAAGTCGATGCGCGGCCGTTCCGGGGTCCTCCAGACCGGTCACTGCGTGATCGACACGGCGGCCGGGGGCCGCCAGGTGTCGGCCACCGCGTCCACCACCGTCCGCTTCGGCGAGCCGAGCGACGCGGAGATCGCCGCGTACGTGGCCTCCGGCGAACCCCTGTACGTGGCGGGCGCCTTCACGCTCGACGGCCGGTCGGCGCCGTTCATCGACGGGATCGACGGCGACCCCGGCAACGTCATCGGGCTGTCCCTGCCGCTGCTGCGGCGTCTGCTGGCCGATCTGGACGTCGCCATCACCGACCTCTGGGCGTAA